In a single window of the Zea mays cultivar B73 chromosome 5, Zm-B73-REFERENCE-NAM-5.0, whole genome shotgun sequence genome:
- the LOC103625869 gene encoding isoflavone 2'-hydroxylase-like precursor, with amino-acid sequence MDKAYIAALSAAALFLLHYLLGRRAGGEGKAKAKGSRRRLPPSPPAIPFLGHLHLVKAPFHGALARLAARHGPVFSMRLGTRRAVVVSSPDCARECFTEHDVNFANRPLFPSMRLASFDGAMLSVSSYGPYWRNLRRVAAVQLLSAHRVGCMAPAIEAQVRAMVRRMDRAAAAGGGGVARVQLKRRLFELSLSVLMETIAHTKTSRAEADADSDMSTEAHEFKQIVDELVPYIGTANRWDYLPVLRWFDVFGVRNKILDAVGRRDAFLGRLIDGERRRLDAGDESESKSMIAVLLTLQKSEPEVYTDTVITALCANLFGAGTETTSTTTEWAMSLLLNHREALKKAQAEIDAAVGTSRLVTADDVPHLTYLQCIVDETLRLHPAAPLLLPHESAADCTVGGYDVPRGTMLLVNVHAVHRDPAVWEDPDRFVPERFEGAGGKAEGRLLMPFGMGRRKCPGETLALRTVGLVLATLLQCFDWDTVDGAQVDMKASGGLTMPRAVPLEAMCRPRTAMRGVLKRL; translated from the exons ATGGATAAGGCCTACATCGCCGCCCTCTCCGCCGCCGCCCTCTTCTTGCTCCACTACCTCCTGGGCCGCCGGGCCGGCGGCGAGGGCAAGGCCAAGGCCAAGGGCTCGCGGCGGCGGCTCCCGCCGAGCCCTCCGGCGATCCCGTTCCTGGGCCACCTCCACCTCGTCAAGGCCCCGTTCCACGGGGCGCTGGCCCGCCTCGCGGCGCGCCACGGCCCGGTGTTCTCCATGCGCCTGGGGACCCGGCGCGCCGTGGTCGTGTCGTCGCCGGACTGCGCCAGGGAGTGCTTCACGGAGCACGACGTGAACTTCGCGAACCGGCCGCTGTTCCCGTCGATGCGGCTGGCGTCCTTCGACGGCGCCATGCTCTCCGTGTCCAGCTACGGCCCGTACTGGCGCAACCTGCGCCGCGTCGCCGCCGTGCAGCTCCTCTCCGCGCACCGCGTCGGGTGCATGGCCCCCGCCATCGAAGCGCAGGTGCGCGCCATGGTGCGGAGGATGGAccgcgccgccgcggccggcggcggcggcgtcgcgCGCGTCCAGCTCAAGCGGCGGCTGTTCGAGCTCTCCCTCAGCGTGCTCATGGAGACCATCGCGCACACCAAGACGTCCCGCGCCGAGGCCGACGCCGACTCGGACATGTCGACCGAGGCCCACGAGTTCAAGCAGATCGTCGACGAGCTCGTGCCGTACATCGGCACGGCCAACCGCTGGGACTACCTGCCGGTGCTGCGCTGGTTCGACGTGTTCGGCGTGAGGAACAAGATCCTCGACGCCGTGGGCAGAAGGGACGCGTTCCTGGGGCGGCTCATCGACGGGGAGCGGCGGAGGCTGGACGCTGGCGACGAGAGCGAAAGTAAGAGCATGATTGCGGTGCTGCTCACTCTGCAGAAGTCCGAGCCAGAGGTCTACACTGACACTGTGATCACTGCTCTTTGCGCg AACCTATTCGGCGCCGGAACGGAGACCACGTCCACCACGACGGAATGGGCCATGTCACTGCTGCTGAACCACCGGGAGGCGCTCAAGAAGGCGCAGGCCGAGATCGACGCGGCGGTGGGCACCTCCCGCCTGGTGACCGCGGACGACGTGCCCCACCTCACCTACCTGCAGTGCATCGTCGACGAGACGCTGCGCCTGCACCCGGCCGCGCCGCTGCTGCTGCCGCACGAGTCCGCCGCGGACTGCACGGTCGGCGGCTACGACGTGCCGCGCGGCACGATGCTGCTGGTCAACGTGCACGCGGTCCACAGGGACCCCGCGGTGTGGGAGGACCCGGACAGGTTCGTGCCGGAGCGGTTCGAGGGCGCCGGCGGCAAGGCCGAGGGGCGCCTGCTGATGCCGTTCGGGATGGGGCGGCGCAAGTGCCCCGGGGAGACGCTCGCGCTGCGGACCGTCGGGCTGGTGCTCGCCACGCTGCTCCAGTGCTTCGACTGGGACACGGTTGATGGAGCTCAGGTTGACATGAAGGCTAGCGGCGGGCTGACCATGCCCCGGGCCGTCCCGTTGGAGGCCATGTGCAGGCCGCGTACAGCTATGCGTGGTGTTCTTAAGAGGCTCTGA
- the LOC111589283 gene encoding uncharacterized protein, translated as MHVLGDGNEHLFLYFFSNDSSASCGLSLHFTWAGCRLILPGFRLLLLRPTPEQEAAASVFGDVLTDKFNPKSCFDILFLHRLCFPFHLCRETSSLAAGDGASREVQEEGASMDQCQRALLALLRSWRPPRSRAACRHRSLVGLQHPLRVSRSDASWASGCCKDEEDGCCIPEKRTTAARREVTDVDDVSIHDFNQRGYQVMECSCSF; from the exons ATGCATGTTCTGGGAGATGGTAATGAACATCTTTTTTTGTATTTCTTTTCAAATGACAGCTCTGCTTCCTGTGGCTTGTCATTGCATTTCACTTGGGCCGGCTGCAGACTAATCTTGCCAGGCTTCAGGCTGCTTCTGCTCCGTCCTACTCCTGAACAG GAAGCTGCTGCGAGTGTCTTTGGAGATGTGCTTACAGACAAATTTAATCCGAAAAGCTGCTTCGACATTCTGTTCCTGCACCGTCTTTGCTTTCCCTTCCATCTTTGCAGAGAAACAAGCTCGCTAGCTGCTGGAGATGGAGCCAGCAGAGAGGTCCAAGAAGAGGGTGCATCCATGGATCAATGCCAGCGTGCACTTCTTGCTCTGCTTCGCAGTTGGCGCCCTCCTCGCAGTCGCGCCGCTTGCCGCCACCGGAGCCTCGTCGGCCTCCAGCATCCGCTCCGCGTTTCTCGGTCCGACGCGTCCTGGGCTAGCGGCTGTTGCAAGGACGAGGAAGACGGTTGTTGCATTCCAGAGAAAAGAACGACGGCTGCTAGGAGAGAGGTAACGGATGTAGACGACGTGAGTATCCATGATTTTAATCAAAGAGGTTACCAAGTAATGGAGTGTTCTTGTTCGTTTTAG
- the LOC100274473 gene encoding putative cytochrome P450 superfamily protein, whose amino-acid sequence MDKAYVAALSVAFLFLVHYLVGRAAAGGGKGRKRLPPSPLAIPFLGHLHLVKTPFHSALGRLAERHGPVFSLRMGCRRAVVVSSPECARACFTEHDMSFANRPRFESMRLVSFDGAMLSVSSYGPYWRTLRRVAAVQLLSAHRVACMSPVICAEVRAMVRRMARLAAGGAARVQLRRRLFELSLGVLMETIARTKTSRSEACAADTDVSPEASELTRISEEIMPYLGTANLWDYLPFLRWFDVFGVRNKLMAAVRWRDAFLRRLIDAERRRMDGDGDGEKKSMIAVLLSLQKSEPELYTDTMIMALCGDLFGAGTETTSVTTEWAMSLLLSHPEALKKAQAEIDAVVGNSRRLITADDVPRLGYLHCVINETLRMYPAAPLLLPHESAADCKVGGYDVPRGTLLIVNAYAIHRDPAVWEDPGSFLPERFEDGKAEGRLLMPFGMGRRKCPGETLALRTVGLVLATLLQCFDWDTVDGAEVDMTESGGLTMPRAVPLEAMCKPRAAMCDVLREL is encoded by the exons ATGGATAAGGCCTATGTCGCCGCCCTCTCCGTCGCCTTCCTCTTCTTGGTCCACTACCTCgtgggccgcgccgccgccggcggcggcaAGGGGAGGAAGCGGCTGCCACCGAGCCCTCTGGCCATCCCGTTCCTCGGCCACCTCCACCTCGTCAAGACGCCGTTCCACTCGGCGCTGGGCCGCCTCGCGGAGCGCCACGGCCCGGTGTTCTCCCTGCGCATGGGGTGCCGCCGCGCGGTGGTCGTGTCCTCGCCGGAGTGCGCCAGGGCGTGCTTCACGGAGCACGACATGAGCTTCGCCAACCGCCCGCGCTTCGAGTCCATGCGCCTCGTGTCCTTCGACGGCGCCATGCTCTCGGTGTCCAGCTACGGGCCCTACTGGCGCACCCTCCGCCGCGTCGCCGCCGTGCAGCTCCTCTCCGCGCACCGCGTCGCCTGCATGTCCCCCGTCATCTGCGCCGAGGTGCGCGCCATGGTGCGCCGGATGGCTCGCCTAGCCGCGGGCGGCGCCGCGCGCGTCCAGCTCAGGCGGCGCCTGTTCGAGCTCTCCCTCGGCGTGCTCATGGAGACCATCGCGCGGACCAAGACCTCCCGCTCCGAGGCTTGCGCCGCCGACACTGACGTGTCGCCCGAGGCGAGCGAGTTGACGCGGATCTCCGAAGAGATCATGCCGTACCTCGGCACGGCCAACCTGTGGGACTACCTGCCGTTCCTGCGGTGGTTCGACGTGTTCGGCGTGAGGAACAAGCTCATGGCCGCCGTGAGGTGGAGGGACGCGTTCCTGCGGCGGCTCATCGACGCAGAGCGCCGGAGGATGGACGGTGACGGCGACGGCGAGAAGAAGAGCATGATCGCCGTGCTGCTCTCTTTGCAGAAGTCGGAGCCGGAGCTGTACACGGATACCATGATCATGGCGCTGTGCGGG GACTTGTTTGGCGCCGGGACGGAGACCACATCGGTCACGACAGAATGGGCCATGTCGCTTCTTCTGAGCCACCCGGAGGCTCTGAAGAAGGCACAGGCAGAGATCGACGCGGTGGTGGGCAACTCCCGCCGCCTGATCACCGCCGACGACGTGCCCCGCCTCGGCTACCTGCACTGCGTCATCAACGAGACCCTGCGCATGTACCCGGCCGCTCCGCTGCTGCTGCCGCACGAGTCGGCGGCGGACTGCAAGGTCGGCGGCTACGACGTGCCCCGCGGGACGCTGCTGATCGTGAACGCGTACGCCATCCACAGGGACCCCGCGGTGTGGGAGGACCCGGGCAGCTTCTTGCCGGAGCGGTTCGAGGACGGCAAGGCCGAGGGGCGGCTGCTGATGCCGTTCGGGATGGGGCGGCGCAAGTGCCCCGGCGAGACGCTCGCGCTGCGGACCGTCGGGCTGGTGCTTGCCACGCTGCTCCAGTGCTTCGACTGGGACACGGTTGATGGAGCTGAGGTTGACATGACGGAGAGCGGCGGGCTGACCATGCCCCGGGCCGTCCCGTTGGAGGCCATGTGCAAGCCTCGTGCAGCTATGTGCGATGTTCTTCGGGAGCTCTAA
- the LOC100194000 gene encoding uncharacterized LOC100194000 — translation MNPNTERQTELPQKATKARNFVDPKQRTPTAAAVVIMVKEEEEVMAEAAGGGRGGYMDLLGLGEEDYLLCLSPSSSYFTPSVVSVTGATITTTTTTPAAPSPTCCAYYLDLAPAHHHTLGFADREQQYHGDDGALGFQHSGDDRAVPAAVPHKSSTTTECSSSVSSMSSSPPATAVSAVSSSKPQAPKKKGSRSSSDQRKAASAAAPATAAGATNKRPRVRRERLGERIIALQQLVSPFGKSDTASVLHEALGYIRFLHDQVQVLSSPYMQRRQPASAAHVQAQESAAGTVVEPALPSDLRSRGLCLVPVSYTDNFAGHGHGHGNGADLWSVVAGTGMGTAKAAVDNEGAAGGTLLPGGGGGAGHPRFTDYARV, via the exons ATGAATCCGAACACAGAGAGACAGACAGAGCTCCCGCAGAAGGCTACAAAGGCGCGAAACTTCGTTGACCCAAAACAGAGAACCCCAACCGCCG CGGCAGTAGTGATCATGGTGAAGGAAGAGGAGGAGGTCATGGCAGAGGCAGCAGGAGGTGGACGCGGCGGCTACATGGACCTGCTCGGTCTCGGAGAAGAGGACTACCTGCTGTGCCTGTCCCCTTCCTCCTCCTACTTCACTCCCAGTGTCGTCTCCGTCACCGGCGCCAcgatcaccaccaccaccaccactcccgCCGCGCCGTCGCCTACCTGCTGCGCCTACTACCTGGACCTGGCTCCCGCTCACCACCACACGCTGGGCTTCGCTGACCGAGAGCAGCAGTACCATGGCGACGACGGCGCCCTCGGCTTCCAGCACTCCGGCGACGATCGCGCGGTTCCGGCGGCTGTTCCGCACAAGTCCAGCACAACCACCGAGTGCTCCTCCTCCGTCTCCTCCATGTCGTCCTCGCCGCCCGCGACCGCAGTCTCGGCCGTCTCCAGCTCAAAGCCGCAGGCTCCCAAG aagaagggatcaaggagCAGCAGCGACCAGAGAAAGGCTGCGTCCGCCGCTGCTCCTGCTACGGCTGCTGGTGCTACGAACAAGAGGCCCAGG GTGAGGAGGGAGAGGCTCGGCGAGAGGATCATAGCTCTGCAGCAGCTGGTTTCTCCGTTCGGAAAG TCTGATACGGCTTCCGTTCTGCACGAGGCGCTGGGATACATACGCTTCCTACACGACCAGGTTCAG GTCCTGAGCTCGCCCTACATGCAGCGGCGCCAGCCGGCCTCAGCAGCGCACGTCCAG GCGCAGGAGAGCGCGGCGGGGACGGTGGTGGAGCCGGCGCTGCCGAGCGACCTGAGGAGCCGGGGCCTGTGCCTGGTGCCCGTCTCCTACACGGATAACTTCgccggccacggccacggccacggcaACGGCGCCGACCTCTGGTCCGTGGTGGCGGGGACAGGGATGGGGACGGCGAAGGCGGCCGTGGACAACGAGGGGGCTGCCGGCGGAACGCTGCtgcctggtggtggtggtggtgctggtCACCCTCGCTTTACGGATTATGCGAGGGTTTAG